A stretch of DNA from Oryzomicrobium terrae:
AGCATCGATGCGGAAGGCAGCGGTGGCTACGCCGACCTGGATGAATTCGGTCAGTACAAGGTCCAGCTCCCCTTCGACCGCAGCGACAAGGCCGCCGACAAGGGGTCGGCCCGCATCCGCATGGCCTCCCCTTACGCGGGTCATGACTACGGCCTGCATTTCCCCCTGCGCAAGAAGGCAGAAGTCCTCCTCGCCTTCGCCGATGGCGATCCGGATCAGCCGGTCATCATGGCGGCGGTCCCCAACTCGGAGAATCCTGGCCCGGTCAATAACCAGAATCCGAGCCAGAACCGGCTCGGCACCGCCGGGGGCAACCACTTCTATCTCGACGACGCCACCGACAAGACCTGCATCTGGCTGCGCTCGCCCTACCAGAACACCCAACTGGGCCTCGGCGCCACGGCCACCCAGGAAGCCAAGCCAGGCCTCTGGAGCAGCACCGCGGGCAGCGCCACCAGCATTACGGGAGGTGAGAGCCGCTCCGTATTCAAGGGCCCCTGGACCACCGTCAACCTGGCCATGCGCAGCACCCTGTCCACCGCCGCGGCCCTGGGCATGGGCCTGGGTAGCACTGTCAGCTACCGGGCCAGCACCGATCTAGCCTGGACCAAAGGCCGCCGCCTGACCATTGACGAAGGGGAGTCCCTGGCCCTGCACGGGTCCGGCCGGGTACAGGCCGAAGATAGCCTGACGCTCTCGGGAGGTCAGCGGCCCTCGGTAAAGTCTGCGGTGGACCAGATCAAGGCCCAGGCCAGGACCCAACTGGAACGTAACATCACGGCCAACCAGACCGCCGCCACCGAGGCCGCCAGCGCCATCATTCCCGCTCCCCAGCCCCCCCAAAGCCCGGCGCCCCTATGGCAGGCAGGCAGCAACGGCGTCAGCAAGGCTCACGGCCTGCTCGCCAATCTCTCGGCAGAAGCGGCCCACCAGGCCCTGGAAACCGCGGCCCAGGGCATTGCCGACACGGTACGGCAAGCCCGGGCCTATGCCAGCAATATCCAGGTCAATGGTCAGGGCATCCAGCTGACAGTGGATCAGCTGCAACCGGAAGGCGACAGCGCTGTCGCCATTCAGGCAACAGCTGTCCGCATCCACAGCCAGACCCAGGTGCCGCCGCAGACCTCGGCCATCGACCTTTCCCCAACCGCCATCCAGCTGGCCGCCAAGCAGGCAGGCCCCGAGTCCAGTTCCCTCCAGCTTTCCGGCAACCAGGCCGAACTGGCCACCGCCAACCCTAATGGCAGCCTTGTGTTCCACCACCCCCTGGGAGGCCAGGCCACCCTGGCCCAGGACGGTTGGGTACTCTGCTCCGGCGCTGCCCAACTGGCCGTGGAAAAGGGTCAGGGGGGCACCCTGAAGATGGGCAAGGCGGGGGTGTATGTCACCCCCAACCAGGTCCTGGCCGAATACGGTAAAACCAGCCTGAGCCTTACCCCCACCGAAGCCCGGCTGGAACTGGCGGCGTCCGGTCTGACGGTATCCCCCGGGGGCCTGACCCTAAACGGTTCCCTGATCCGGCTGGGCTGACCCATGCAAATTCAGCGCCCCGATTCCCTGGCTGTGCTCTATCGCACCTTTCATTGGGCCCAGGGCTACACCCTCTCCATCGGCATGCTGGCCTGCTTTCCCTTCGGTGCAAGCCAGCCGGAGGAACTGCGTCCGGAAGGGGAATTATGGGCCGCCGTCGCCGCGGCCCTGGGGGAAAACGCCGTGCTGGACGAGGGCTACCCCAAACCGGCCGCAGAATTCAAACTCTACGGGACGGCCTGGGCCCCCGGCGGCCAGCCGGTCACCGAGTTGGGCGTTCGGGTCCGGGTCGGGCCCCTGTCCAAGCAGTTGGTCATCAGCGGCGAGCGCCATTTCAATGCCGCCGGCCTGATCACCGGCCCAGCCCCCTTCACGCACCTGCCCATCACGCCGGAAAACGCCTTCGGCGGCCCGGACTGCCAGGCCAACCCCGTCGGCCAGGGACAGGCCCCCCTCGCCGCCGGACCCTGGCCCCTGCCCCAGGTGGAAACGCCCTTCGGGCGTCTGGCCAATCGCGGCGACCGCGTGGAACCGGCCGGCTTCTGGGGCTTGCCGGTGGCCGCCCCGCAACGCCTGCGCCACCTGGGGGCCTGCGATCAGGCCTGGCTGCAACAGCGCTGGCCCCATCTCCCCCAGGACACCGACCCCGCCTATTTCATGACTGCGCCACACGACCAGCGGCTGGCAAGCTATTTCCAGGGCGGGGAGGCGCTGGAAATGCAGCACCTGCACCCCCAACAACCGCAGCTCTCATGCCGCCTGCCGGTCCTGCGCGCCCGCTGCATCCTGCGGCGGCGCCTGGCCGACGGGACGGACACCTGGACCGACCTGGACACCCGGGCGGAAACCCTGTGGCTGCTTCCCGAACAGGAGTGCGGCATCATCCTGCATCGGGCCCATCTCCCCACGGCCGACGAGCAGGCCTCCGACATCCTGGCGCTCCTGGCCGATTGGGAATCCCTGGAGGCTCCCCCCCGGCCCCTGGCTCACTACACCGTTCCATGGACCAGCCCGGAGCATGAGGCAGCCCCCGCCGATACGACGGCCCACCTGCCCACTCCACGCCGGGAGCCTTACCAGCCCCAACTCAGCCGCGACGCGGTGCTCGAACGCCATGGCCAGGGACAGAGCCTTTCCGGGCTGGATCTTTCCGGGCTGGACCTTTCCGGCTTGAGCCTGACCGGCGCCGATTTTTCGGGCTGTCTGCTGGCCGGGGCCACCTTTGCTGGCTGTCGTCTGACGACTGCGTGCTTCGATGGTGCCTTGTTGCTACAGGCGGATTTCAGCACGGCCGACCTTTCCCACGCCAGCCTGGCCAACGTCAGCGCCGGTGAAAGCCGCTTTGCCCAGGCCCAGTTGCAGGATGCCCAGCTGCAGGGCGGCGATTTCACCAGCGCCGATTTCAGCGGTGCCGATTTGCGCAGCGCCACCCTGAATAACGCGCTGTTCCATGGCGCCCGCATGACCGGCGTGCGCGCCGCCGGCTGCACCGCCCAGGAATGCAGCTTTGCCGATGCCGACCTCAGCGACGCCGACTTCCGGCAAGCCAGACTGCAAGGGGCCCAGTTCCACAGCGGCAGGCTAGAGGCTGCGGATTTCACTGCGGCTGACTGCAAGGGAGCGGAGTTCTACGCGGTCACCGCCCCCCGTAGTCGATTCACTCAGGCCAACCTGCACGACAGCCGGGCCGATGATGCCAGCAACTTCAGCGGAGCCGACTTCACCAACGCCCAGTTGCCCCGGGCCCACTGGTCAGGAGCCCAGCTTTCCGACAGCACCTGGCAGGGCGCCATCCTGGACGACACCGACTTCAGCGCCGTCCAGGCCCAACGGGCCGACCTGCGCCGGGCCTCTGCCAAGGGGATGAGGCTGAGCGGTGCCAATCTGGCGGAGGCCGACCTGAGCGGCATCAACCTGTTTCAGGGCTCCCTGCGACAAAGCTGCCTGGAGCGGACCTGGCTGCGCCAGGCCAATCTCTACGGGGTGGATTTCGAGGGCACCCAACCCACCATCGCCCAGTTGGAAGGTGCCAACATCGACCAAACCGTATTGGCTTTCCGGCCGCCCCAGGTATGAAGGAGTCCATCCCCATGAATGCGGAACACGCTTGGCAAACCCTGCAGGACAGCGGATGGTTGCAAGACGTGGACATCTCCGGCGTGGACTGGTCCGGGCGCGATCTGGCCGGCTGCCGGCTCCATCATGTCCGTCTGGACCGCGCCTGCCTGAGCGGCGCCGTGCTGGACGGTGCCGACCTCCAGGGGGTCAGCCTGCAACAGGCGCGACTGGACGGCGTCCAGGCCCGGGGCTGCCGGCTGCTGGAAGTGGACTTGCGCCAGGCCGACTTGCGGGACTCCCAGTGGTCATCCGCCGCCTTCAGCCGCTGCCTTGGCGAGCAGGCGAACTTTGGCCGTGCCCACCTGGAGCGTGCCGACATGGACGCCTGCCACCTTAACGGCGCGGATTTCACCCAGGCCAATCTGACCCGCTGGACGGCCCTGGCGTGCGGCCTGGCGGGCGCCATTTTCAGCGCCACCTGTCTCCGCCAGGCCTACCTACGGGAAGCCGGACTGGAAGGACAGCGATTTCCTGGCTGCGATCTGACCATGGCCCTGTTCGACCGGGCCCGGCTGATCGGGGCGGACTTTTCCCACGCTCTCCTGGACCGCACCAGTTTCCTCGGCGCCCAGTTGCAGGAGGCCTGCCTACGGGGCGTCCGGGGCCGCTACACCACCTTGATCGGCGCCCGCCTGGCCCAGGCGGACCTGACCGAGGCGCGCTTCGAGATGGCCGATGCCAGTGACGCCGATTTCAGTGGCGCCCGGGCTCCCCGCGTGCAATGGCGCCAATCCGCCTTGTTGCGGAGCCAATGGCAGGACGCCGACCTGAGCGAGGCGGAACTCCTTCACTGCGACCTGGCCCATGCCGATCTTTCCCGGGCCAACTGCCGTGCTGCGGATTTCAGCGGCAGCAACCTTCATGCCCTGCGGCAAGCGGATACCCACTGGGACAGCGCTCGCCTGACCCACACCCGCCCCACCGACCCGTCCCTGGCCCGGGCCGAGGCCTGGCAACCCCTTCCCTGACCCCAGAAGCGCCCATGCCAACTCCATTACACGCCCTGCCCCAAGC
This window harbors:
- a CDS encoding type VI secretion system Vgr family protein; this encodes MTSLAKHLATNKRFDFSCSACEKDKFDVIVMDGYEAISRPFRFTLTLVSDDGAIDFDAMLQATATLRIYPPDGGDATSYHGVVAAFEQLHQAGGYTFYQAVLVPRLWRLSLSRISEVYLNEQTIPQIITGLLREHHLSSADVEWRLTGAYRARSFVCQYQETPLDFISRWLEKEGMAYFFDHSGSSDKLVIVDDKRMHPAQALKVQYRPVDTLDTGSSDDSLQSFICRQQPLPQTVVLQEYNHRKASLALKFSATVAPQGFGEVMLYGENFRDEAEGQRYARLRAEEIRCGGTTFSGEGTATGLRSGYYMDLAHHYRDDFNGRYLVTEVTHSGTQAGALLNGMHHPYGETEHGTAYRVTLTAIPADTQFRPARLTPKPRIAGTMTASIDAEGSGGYADLDEFGQYKVQLPFDRSDKAADKGSARIRMASPYAGHDYGLHFPLRKKAEVLLAFADGDPDQPVIMAAVPNSENPGPVNNQNPSQNRLGTAGGNHFYLDDATDKTCIWLRSPYQNTQLGLGATATQEAKPGLWSSTAGSATSITGGESRSVFKGPWTTVNLAMRSTLSTAAALGMGLGSTVSYRASTDLAWTKGRRLTIDEGESLALHGSGRVQAEDSLTLSGGQRPSVKSAVDQIKAQARTQLERNITANQTAATEAASAIIPAPQPPQSPAPLWQAGSNGVSKAHGLLANLSAEAAHQALETAAQGIADTVRQARAYASNIQVNGQGIQLTVDQLQPEGDSAVAIQATAVRIHSQTQVPPQTSAIDLSPTAIQLAAKQAGPESSSLQLSGNQAELATANPNGSLVFHHPLGGQATLAQDGWVLCSGAAQLAVEKGQGGTLKMGKAGVYVTPNQVLAEYGKTSLSLTPTEARLELAASGLTVSPGGLTLNGSLIRLG
- a CDS encoding DUF2169 family type VI secretion system accessory protein — encoded protein: MQIQRPDSLAVLYRTFHWAQGYTLSIGMLACFPFGASQPEELRPEGELWAAVAAALGENAVLDEGYPKPAAEFKLYGTAWAPGGQPVTELGVRVRVGPLSKQLVISGERHFNAAGLITGPAPFTHLPITPENAFGGPDCQANPVGQGQAPLAAGPWPLPQVETPFGRLANRGDRVEPAGFWGLPVAAPQRLRHLGACDQAWLQQRWPHLPQDTDPAYFMTAPHDQRLASYFQGGEALEMQHLHPQQPQLSCRLPVLRARCILRRRLADGTDTWTDLDTRAETLWLLPEQECGIILHRAHLPTADEQASDILALLADWESLEAPPRPLAHYTVPWTSPEHEAAPADTTAHLPTPRREPYQPQLSRDAVLERHGQGQSLSGLDLSGLDLSGLSLTGADFSGCLLAGATFAGCRLTTACFDGALLLQADFSTADLSHASLANVSAGESRFAQAQLQDAQLQGGDFTSADFSGADLRSATLNNALFHGARMTGVRAAGCTAQECSFADADLSDADFRQARLQGAQFHSGRLEAADFTAADCKGAEFYAVTAPRSRFTQANLHDSRADDASNFSGADFTNAQLPRAHWSGAQLSDSTWQGAILDDTDFSAVQAQRADLRRASAKGMRLSGANLAEADLSGINLFQGSLRQSCLERTWLRQANLYGVDFEGTQPTIAQLEGANIDQTVLAFRPPQV
- a CDS encoding pentapeptide repeat-containing protein, producing MNAEHAWQTLQDSGWLQDVDISGVDWSGRDLAGCRLHHVRLDRACLSGAVLDGADLQGVSLQQARLDGVQARGCRLLEVDLRQADLRDSQWSSAAFSRCLGEQANFGRAHLERADMDACHLNGADFTQANLTRWTALACGLAGAIFSATCLRQAYLREAGLEGQRFPGCDLTMALFDRARLIGADFSHALLDRTSFLGAQLQEACLRGVRGRYTTLIGARLAQADLTEARFEMADASDADFSGARAPRVQWRQSALLRSQWQDADLSEAELLHCDLAHADLSRANCRAADFSGSNLHALRQADTHWDSARLTHTRPTDPSLARAEAWQPLP